GCACCTGCCCGCCGGCGCCGATCGCCCGGGAGTCCAGGTCGGTCTGGATGCCGCCGAGCGTCTTGCGGGTCAGAATGTGCAGCTTCACGCCGATCAGCGGCCCGGCGGCCGGGTCCAGGATCCGGTGCGGCGCCGAGGTACGCCCGATCCGGTCCCCGAGGTAGCGCCGCGAGTTGTAGATCCCCTGCACCTGCGCGTCCTTGGTCACCTTGTTGGCCAGCTGCCGGTCCCGCGCCTCGATCTGCGCGCGCACGTGCCCCGCGTCCAGCAGCGGCGTGCCGGTCAGCTCGTTCATCCCGGCGATCAGCTCGTCGAGCGCCGGGGCCACCACGAAGTCCGCCCCGTGCCGCTTGAACGCCTCCACCGGCCCGGGCGCGCCCTTGCCCATGATCCGGCCCTTGAGGAACACCTTGCGGTCCTTCGCGGTGATGTCCGGGTTCTGCTCCGACCCGGAGAGCGCGAACTCCTTCTCGATCATCCTCTGGGTGAGGATGAACCAGGAGTGGTCGTGCTCGGCGAGGTCCGGCGTGGTCCGCAGGTAGCGCAGCGTGCCGAGGGTGTCGTAGCTCGGGTAGTACGGCTGCGGCAGCCGCCGGCCCAGCGCGTCGAACCACATCGGCGAGGGCGCCGACAGGATCCGGATGCCGTGCGCCGGCCAGATCGGGTCCCAGTTGCGGATGCCCTCGGTGTAGTGCCACATCCGGTCCCGGTTGACCAGGCGGACCCCGGCGTCCTCGGCGATCTGGAGCATCCGCCCGTCCACGTAGGCCGGCACCCCGGTGATCATCGACCTGGGGGCGGTACCCAGGCGGGCCGGCCAGTACTGCCGGACGAGGTCGTGGTTGGCGCCGATGCCGCCGGTGGTCACGATCACCGCCTGCGCGCGTACCTCGAAGTCGTTGACCTCGTCCCGGTTGGAGGGCATGCCACGGGCGGCGTCGTCGTCGGCCAGCACCTTGCCGCGGACCCCGACCACCGTGCCACCCTCGACGATCAGCTCGTCGACCCGGTGCCGGTGCCGGAACTCCAGCAGGCCCTGGTCCGCGGCGCGGTGCGCGGACGCGGCGAACGGCTCGACCACGCCGGTGCCGGTGCCCCAGGTGATGTGGAAGCGCGGCACCGAGTTGCCGTGCCCGCCGGCGCGCAGGTCACCGCGCTCGGCCCAGCCCGCGAACGGCAGCCAGGTCAACCCCATCCCGGCCAGCCAGGACCGTTTCTCGCCGGCGGCGAACTCGACGTACGCCTGGGCCCACTTGACCGCCCAGGAGTCCTCGTCGTCCAACCTGTCGAAGCCGGCGCTGCCGCGCCAGTCGCTCCACGCCAGCTCGACGCTGTCGCTGATCCGGGCCCGCCGCTGCTCCGGGCTGTCGACGAAGAACAGCCCGCCGAACGACCAGAACGCCTGCCCGCCGAGGTTGGCCGCGTTCTCCTGGTCGATCAGGATCACCCGTTTCCCGGCGCTGGTGATCTCATGGGCGGCGGCCAGGCCGGCCAGCCCCGCGCCCACCACGATGACGTCCACGGCAGCTCCTCACGGTGATCCAGACCACTTCGATACACGAATGTATCGGATACACGAATGTATGGAAAGGCTATGCTGAGCGCCATGGTCACCCGCCGACGAGCCGAAACCCGCGGCCGGCTGCTCGACGCCGCCCTGCACGTGTTCGCCGCCAAGGGCTGGGGCCAGACCCGCATCGAGGAGATCTGCGACGCCGCCGGCTACACCCGCGGCGCCTTCTACTCGAACTTCGACAGCCTCGACGAGCTGTTCTTCGCCCTCTACGACGAGCGGGCCGACCTGATCGCCGCCCAGGTGACCACGGCCCTGGCGCACCCCGGCCCGGACCTGCACACGATCATCGCCCGGGTCGCCGACACCCTGCTGCTGGACCGCGACTGGCTGCTGATCAAGACGGACTTCCTGCTGCACGCCGCCCGCCACCCGCAGGTCGCCGGCCGGCTCGCCGAGCACCGCGCCGCCCTGCGCACCGCCATCGAGCAGCGCCTGGCCACCCTGCCGCTCGCGGTGCCGGACGTGCCGGCCGCGGCCCGCGCGGTGATCGCGGCCTACGACGGGGTGACCGTCCAATTGCTGCTCGACGGTGACACCGACGCGGCCCGCGCCTGGCTCACCCAGCTGCTGACGGCACTGTTGATCCGGTAAATGTGTCGTCGCTCGCCCCGCACAACCCTGCGCGGACACCTCGGCCGTTCGACGCGACAATGGTGGGGTGCCGCAGCCGACACCCACCGCCGACCCGGCCCGGACCCGCGCGGATCTTGAAAACATCCGCCCTGACCTGGTCGAACGTTTCGATGCGGCACTGCCCGGCGCCCGCGCCGCGATCCTGCGCCGGCTGCGGCTGGCCATCGAGCGCGAGCCGCTGCCCGGCGCCGTCTACGCCGAGATGGACCCGGTCGAGCTGGCCGCGAAACTGTGGCCCGGCACCGCCTTCGTCACCGAGGTCGCCAACAGCGTCGCCAACCTCGCCCTGGCCCGCGCCGACGCCGTCGCGCCGTCGCTGACCGAGACCGACCTCGGCCGGATCGAGCAGTTCGAGACCGACGGGCACCCCCTGCACCCGGGCTGCCGCACCCGCGCCGGGATGACCGTCGCCGACGTGCTCGCCTACGCCCCCGAGCACCGCCCGGTGATCCGGCTGCGCCGCCTGCGGGTCCCGGCCGAGCGCTGGCACGGCACCGCCCAGCCGGTCCTGTACGCGCACCCGTGGCAGGCCGCCCGCCTGCTGCGGCAGTACCCGTGGCTGACCGACGCCGGCCCGACCCGCCCGATGCGGCCGCTCATGTCGCTGCGCACGGTCGCCCCGGTCAGCGGTGGCCCGCACATCAAGACCGCCGTCGACGTGCAGATGACCTCCGCGGTGCGGACCGTCTCGCCGGCCGCCGTGCACAACGGGCCGATCCTCTCCGCCGCCCTGCAGGAGATCACCGCCGACCTGCCGATCGACGTCCTCGCCGAGACCGAGGCCGGCGCCGTGATCACCGACGACGGGCCGGACCGGCGGCTGGCCCACCTGGTGCGGCGCGCGCCCCGGCTCGGGCCCGGCGAGCAGGCCGTGCCGCTGGGGATCTTCACGCACCACTTCCTCGGCACGGTCGACGACCCGTACGCCTGGCTGGCCCAGCTCACCGACCTGCTGTTCGCGCCGCTGGCGACGGTGCTGCGCCGCGGCGTCGCGCTGGAGGCACACGGGCAGAACACCCTGGTCGTGCTCCACGACCGACGCCCGGTCCGGATCCTCTACCGCGACCTCGGCGGCGTCCGCGTCCACCGCCGGCTCGGTCTCGGCCTGCACGGCGACCTGCTCACCGACGACCCGGTCCAGCTGCGCACCAAACTCGCCGCGGCCGCCCTCGGCACCGTCGCGAGCCAGCTCGTCGACGCGTTCGCGCAGCGGCACGGCGCCGAACCGGACCGGCTCTGGGCGATCGTCGCGGCCGGCCTCCGGGACACCCCCGAGCTGCTCACCGAACCGCTGCCGATCAAGGCGACCACCGCCATGCGCCTCGCCGCCGACCCGCTCGACGACATCTGGACATACCAGCCCAACCCGATGGCGGTGCACTCATGAGGTCCAGCCTCACCACCGGCCGGCTCGCCGCGGCCGCCGCGCACACCGAGGCCGCCCTGGCCGTGCACGCCCCGCACCTGGTCGCCGGGTTCCTCGACAACCTGCCGGTCGCCGCGGACACCGTGGGACGCCGGCTGCGCGGCGCCCTCGCCCGGGAGGGGCTGTCGCAGGACACCGACGGCACCCGGCACGCCTTCAACCGGATCGAGTTCGACCGCGCCGGCGTGGCCGACCCCGTCGATCTGCTGGCCGGCATCGACGCGCCCGGCTTCGCCGCCGAGATCCGCAACGCGGTGATCAACCTGGCGATCGCGCTGTCCCGGCCCGGACCGGTGCCCGGCGGCGACGCCGACGAGGCGGCGATCGCCGGGGAGCGGCTGGCCATTTCCGGTCACAACCTGCATCCGTGCGGGCGGACCCGGCTGGGCTGGGACACCGGCGACGTCCTGGCCCACGATCTCGAGGCGGGCCACACGGAGATCCGCTTCATCGCGGTCCGTGACGAAGCGCATCTCGGCGACGATTTGAGCGCACTACATCCCGACATTCCGGCTTCGGAACCGGGCTTCCGCCTCCAGCCCGTCCACGCCTGGCAACACGCACTCGTCACCGAGCGCTACCAGAGTCTGTTCACCGACGGCACCCTGCGCCACGTCGAAGGACACCTCGACGCCGTCCCCACCGCCGCCCTGCGCACCCTGCTGCTGCCACCCGCCGCCGACGGATCCCGGCACTACCTCAAGGTCTCCCTCGACATCCAGGTCACCTCCACCCGCCGCAGCATCTCGGTCGCCAGCACCCGCAACGGCCCGGCCGTCTCCACCCTGCTGCGCCGGCTCGCCGCCGACGAGCCGTCGTTGCTGCTCATGGCCGAGACCGCCGGCGCCGCCGTCCCACCCGGCCGCGATCTGTCCGCCATCCTGCGCGACGGCCTCACCGGCCGCCTGCGGCCCGGCGAGGAGGCGATCGCCGGCAGCGCCCTCCCCTACCGCCTGGACGAGCTCGTCCACCGGCACGGCGGCGGTCCGGCCGGCTGGCTCACCGACTACACCCGGTTACTCCTCCCGCCGCTGCTGCGCCTGGCCACCCACGGCGTAGCCCTCGAAGCCCACTTGCAGAACTGCCTGCCCACGTTCCTCGACGGCCGCCCGCACCGGCTCGCCCTGCGCGACTTCGCCGGCCTGCGCCTGCACCTGCCGCGACTCGCCGCCGCCGGACACCACGTCGACCTGTGGCCCGGCTCGGTCGTCGGCACCGACGACCCCGCGATCATGCGCGCCAAGCTCGGCTACACCGCCTTCCAGGCACACCTGGGCGAGCTCGTCCTGCACCTCGACCTGGCCGAGTCCGCTGCCTGGCGACTGGTCCGCGACATCGTCGACGAGACCTACGACAGCCTGGACTCGCCCGCGGCACGGGCCGACCACGCCGCGTTCACCGCGCCGGCCGTCCCGCACAAAGCCCTGGTCCGGATGCGCCTGGCCGGCGACGGCGACATCTACCTCCCGGTGGAGAACCCGCTGCATGTCTGAGCTTCCCGCGCACGTCGCCGCGGCGCTGCGCCGCCTGCCGCCGCCGGCCTGCGCCTACCTCTACGACACCGCCGCGCTGCGCCGGCAGGCTGATCACTTACGGTCCGCGCTGCCACCTCGGACCAGTTTTCTGTACGCCGTGAAAGCCAACGGCCACCCTGCCGTCGTGCACACCCTCGCCACCGCGTGCGACGGCCTGGAGGTCGCCTCCGGCGGCGAACTCGACCTCGCCGTACGGGCCGGCGCCCGCCGCATCGCCTTCGGCGGCCCCGCCAAGACCGACGCCGAACTGGCCGCCGCGGTCCGCGCCGGCGCCCTGCTCAACGTCGAGAGCCGCCACGAACTCGACCGCCTCGCCGGCCTCGGCCTGCACGCCGACATCTGCCTGCGGATCAACCGCAGCACCGTCGGCGTCACCGGCAGCCACGCCATGACCGGCACCCCGACCCCGTTCGGCATCGACGAGCACCAGCTCCCCGCCGTCCTCGGCGCGCTCCCACCCGGCCTGTCCGTGATCGGCTTCCACCTGCACGCGGTCTCCAACAACCTCGACGGCGCCGCGCACGCCGCATTCCTCGGTGACGCCCTCGACTGGTCGATCACCACCGCTCTTGCGTACGACCTGAGCCTGCGCGTGGTCAACGCCGGCGGCGGTCTGGGCGTCGACTACACCTCCACCGCCTCGATCGACCTCACCCCGCTGTCCCGGGTGACCGTCCCCGACGGCGTCGAGCTGATCCTGGAGCCGGGCCGCTACCTCGCCGCCGACGCCGGCTACTACGCCGCCGAGGTGCTCGACCTGAAGACCACGCACGGCCGTACGTTCGCGGTGCTGCGCGGTGGCACCCACCACTTCCGGCTCCCGGCCGCGTGGGGCTACAGCCACCCGTTCACGGTCCTGCCGGTCGATGCCTGGGACCGGCCGTACCCGCGCCCCGCCGTCACCGACACCCCGGTCGACGCGGTCGGCGAGCTCTGCACCCCGCGCGACGTGCTCAGTCGCGGCCAGCACGTCTCCCGGTTGCGCGCCGGTGATTTGCTGGTCTTCGCCCGCGCCGGCGCCTACGGCTGGGACATCTCCCACCACGACTTCCTGCGCCACCCACCCCCGGACTTCGTCATCCTCTGAGGTCACTTCGACGTCCGCACACGCCGCCGGCTCGCCGCCCCCGGCGATGAGCTGATCGCTCCTGGGCGCGATGGGCGTCACCAGCCTCGGGCCACGATGACGCCGCTGGCCTCGATCCCGGCCGCACCGACCTCGGTGACCCACCACTCCCGGCGGCGACCATGCCGACGGCTCGCCGCTTTCTCCGCGCCATGACGTCGCCGGCTGCGGTGAGATGCCGACAGCTCGCCGCTTTCTCCGCGCCATGACTTCGCCGGCTCACCGCTCCCAGCCGTGAGACGCCGACAGCTCGCCGCTTCTGGACGTCAGGACATCGCGGACCGCGTCGGGCAAGCGCGCCGTGACTCGCTCAGGAGGCGCTGTCCCGGGCCAGTTGCGCGCAGGCCAGAACGGTCCCGGCTGCGGCCAGCAGGAGCAGGCCGACCGCGACGGCGCTCGCCACGTCCGGCCCGGTGTCGATCGCCACCGCGACGGAGTAGAACACGCCCGGCTCGACCGGCTCCGGACGGTTGCGGGAGGCGGTGTCGGCGGCCTGCCACGCCAGCACCGCCAGCACGGTGACCCCGGCCGCCACGATCGGGATCGCGCCATCCCGGCGGAACTCGCGCCGCATCACCCACAGATAGCCGCCGGCCAGCACGCCCGCCGCCATCGCCACGTTCGTGAACGACCCGAACAGCGGGAGGAGCACCAGCAGGAACAACGCCAGCAGCGTCACGGCCACCGGCACCGGAAGCGCCCGCAACCGCCGCCGGGACAGATACACCCCGGCACCGGCCAGCGCCCCGAACCCCAGCGTCAGACAGGCCGCCACCAGCAGGTGCCGCTGGAACTGCGCACGCTGCCAGGCCGGATCCCGGAACCGGGCGACCAGCTCGGCCGTGTCCAGTCCGACCGGATCCTGGAACCGCGCCGACAACTCGGCCACGCCCAGCCCGGCCGGATCCGTCCACGCACTCACGTGGACGACCACCGCGGCGGCGAACAGCGCCAACCCCGACCACAGCAGCACCCGGAAGACCGGCGACGCCCCGCGCACCTCGGGATGCAGGGCGAGGACCACGAACACGACCAGGCACCCGCCCGCGGTCGCCACCGGCGAGCCGAGCAGCCCGCCCGCCACGGCGACCAGCGCGCCACCCGCCAGCAACAGCCCCGTCGTCCGCGAAAGCATCCGGACAGATTAGGCAGTCGACTCCCGATCCGCTGTCCCCGGCAGGAGCGCGTCGACCGACAGCACGGTGTCGAAGTTCGGGGCGAGTCGCGTCTTGGTCAGCGCGAAGGCGATCCCCCGGGCCGGGTCGGCGTAGGCGTAACTCCCACCGCCACCGGGCCAGCCGAAAGCCACGGAACCCTCCTCCGGCGGTGCGCCGATCCGGCCGAGTGGGAAGCCCAGGGACAGTCGGGTGGGCGTACCGAAAACTTGATCGACGCCTGCGAAAGCGGGCCGGGACAGGCGAGCGGACCGTGCCGGATCCATCAGGTCGCCCTGCAGGATCGCATTGAACAGCGCGGCCAGGCCGTGCGCGGTGGCGACGCCGACCGACGGGATGTCGGCGCGCAGGATCTCGGCCCTGTTGCCGAAGTCGGCGCTCGGCCGGCCCTCCCAGGGCGCGAGGATCGCGGTCTCACCGGCCGGCCAGCCGGGCGCCTGCTCCAGGCGGGCCACGCCCGGCAGCGCCTCGTCCGGGACGCCGAAGAAGAGCTCACCCTCGATACCGAGCGGCTCGGTGATCCACTCACGCAGCAGGGCGTGCAGGGGTTTGCCGGTCGCACGGCGGGCCAGCTCGCCGACCAGGTAGCCGAAGGTGTACGAGTGATAGCCGGTCGCGGCGCCCGGACGCCAGCGCGGCTCGGCGGCGGCCAGCGCGGCACACACCCGGGACCAGTCGGGCAGCTCCGCCGGGGTGATCTCCCGCGGCATCGCCGGCAGGCCGGTCGTGTGGGTGAGCACGTGCCGCAGCGTCGTGGCGTCCTTGCCGTGCGCGCCGAACTCGGGCCAGAGGTCGGTGACCAGGCTGTCGTAGTCGAGGAACCCCCGCGCGACGAGCAGATGCGCGAGCGTGGCGGTCACGTTCTTGACGGCGGAGAAGCTGAAGATCGGCGTGGCCGAGCCGGGCACCCCGGCCACGGCGTCGACGACCAGCACGCCGTCGCGATAGCAGGCGACCTGCACACCGGTTTCCGCCCCGCGCGCGACGAGGGCGTCGAGGTGCTGCTGCACCCGTTCCTGAAGGTCGGTCACCGCCGGACTCATACCCGCATGCCGGTCGCCGCGAACCAGCTGCGGGCCGGGTCGAGCCAGCGGGTCAGGCGCAGGCCGGCGGCTTCGAGTTCGGCGGCGAGCTGCGGCTCGGTGAGACGGTACGCCTGGAAGCGCTGCGTCCAGTGCCGTCCGTCCAGGTCGTAGCGGACCTCGGCGGTCAGCCCGGTGGGCTCGGCCGACAGCAGCCGGACGGTTCCGAGGACGTCGCCGAGGTGACGGGAGCGTTCCCCGGCGCCGATCAGGTCGTCGAACCAGGTGGCAGGGAACCACTGGACCAGCAGCACGCCACCGGCGGCGAGGTGGCGGGCGCCCGTGGTCAGGAACTGCCGGCGGCGGACGGGTTCGACGGTGCTGATCAAGTTGCTGGGCAGCACGACGGCGTCGAAGGTCTCCCCCAGATCGGGCAACCATCCGGCGTGGCCTCGGTGTCCTCCATGGTGGTGCGCACAACCTCTAAGGCATCCTAGGACTCTAGGCAGTCTCCTTCTGGTCGGTCACGGCCTCGGTCTCGAGCATCGGCACCTTGAAGCCGACGAACCCGTAGACGATGTCCAGCACCGGGCTCAGCAGGTTGAAGAAGCAGAACGGGAGATAGGCCGCGGTCGAGACACCGAGCACCCCGGAGATGTACGCGCCACAGGTGTTCCACGGCACCAGCACCGACGTCACCGTGCCGGAGTCCTCGACCGCCCGCGACAGGGTCTGCGGCGCCATCCCCCGGCCGGCGAACTCCTCCCGGAACATCCGAGCCGGCAGCACGTCCGCCACATACTGATCGCCGGCGATGACGTTCAGGCCCATGCCGCTCGCGTTCACCGCGAGGATCAACCGGCCGCGGGTCGTCGCCCACCCGACGATCGGGGCCAGCAGCCGCCGCAGGAAGCCCGCGTGCTCCATCACCGCCGCGAACGCCAGCGCACCGAGCACCAGCCAGATCGTGGTCAACAGGCTCGCCATCCCACCCCGGGAGAACAGCTCGTCGATCCTCTCGTTGCCCGACTTGCTGACGAATCCGCTGGCCAGCGCGTCGAAGACGGCCCGGACCCCGGTCACGAAGGGCGACAGCGACGGATCGTCGACGAACCCGCTGACCGCCTTCCACTGCGTGAACGGCGCCAGCACCCCGGCGAACAGCGCCGAGCCCAGGATCGCCAGGAACGGCGGCGCCTTACGGATCGAGAACACGATGAGCAGGATCAGCGGCAGCAGGTTCACCACGGTCATGTGGAACTCGCCGGCGAGCGCACGCCGCGCCTCCTCGGTGCTCAGCGAGTCCCCGTGCTCCGCCACCAGGCCGAGGATCAGGAACGCCACGAGGCTGATGCCGAGCGCCGGGCCCGCCGTCCAGAACATGTTCTTGACGTGCTGCCCGACCGTGAGCCCGCCGCCGACCAGCTTCGGCACCAGGATCGTCGTCTCGGACAGCGGCGTCATCTTGTCCCCGAAGTACGCCCCGCAGATCACCGACCCCGCCGCGATCGCCGTCGACAGGCCCAGCACCTGCGCCATCCCGACGAACGCCACGCCGAGCGTCCCCGCGGTCGTCCAGGAACTGCCGGTGATCATGCCGACCAGCGCGCAGATCGCCGCCGACGCCAGGTAGAACCAGGCCGGGCTGAGCAGCCCGATCCCGTAGTAGACGATCGTCGGGATGGTCCCGGCCATGTTCCACGTGCCGATCAGCCCGCCCACCGCGAGCAGGATGAAAATCGCGCCGACCGCCGAGGTGACCCCGCCGACCGCGGCGTCGGCGATCGCGGCGACCGTGTGCCGGTTCTTGAACGCGATCAGGCTCGCGAACGCGGCGCTGACCAGCAGGGCGACCTGCAACGGCCCGTCCGTCGCGGCCACCCCGAACAGGATGATGGTGGAGACCAGCAGGGTGATCAGCACGACGATCGGCAGGACCGCGTCGAGCATCGACGGTTCTCGCGTACCGGTGTCCGTAGGTGGCGCTGCGTCAACGGTCATGGCCTGCTCCCGGCGGACGTGCCTGCCACCGACCCTTGGCCTGCCGGACACCTCCGCGACTCATCCCGGCCGAATGAATTTCATCCCGGTGATCGGCTCCGACGGTAGGGTGCCCGGATGACGATCGGCCTGGACGATTTCGACGCTCTGCGGAAACTGCTCGGGGACGCCCAGGTCGTCGGGATCGGCGAGTCGGCACACAACGTCCGGGAGTATCAGCAGGTCAGACAGCACTTGGTGCGATTCCTGGTGGAGGAGCTGGACTTCTCGGTGCTCGCCCTGGAGTCCGGCTTCAGCGAGGGCCTCCGGGGCGACCGCTGGGTGCGCGGGCAGGACGACGACGACCTCGCCGTGATCGCGGAGCAGGGTCTGACCTATGGCTTCGGCCGCACCGCGGAGACCCGGGAGCTGCTGACCTGGCTGCGTTCGCGGGGTGACATCGGGTTCGCGGGCCTGGACCTGCCCGCCGACCTGGGCTCGCTGCTGCCCGCGGTGGAGGGCGTGGCGCGCTACCTCGCCGAGGTCGATCCGGCCGCGATTCACCAGATCAACGACATTTTTGCGTACGCCCGGAGCTGGGCTCGCCCGTTCACGATGGCGGCGTTCAGTGCCTACCGCGAGACGGCGGCCGCCGATCGGGACGCGCTGACCCTGCTCCTGGGTGAGCTGGCCACCCGGATGGACGCGCTGCGCCCGCTGTACGAGCGGCGTGGCGGTGGGCCGGGATTCGCCACGGCCGGGCACGAGCTGCGCCTGGCGGTGCTGCTCGACCAGATGCTGCGGGCTCAGGTGGCGGCGGCCGGTGGGTCCGGGATCCACGCGGCGGTGAACGTGCGGGACGCGGCGATGGCCGAGACCGTGCGTCACCTGCGGCGGGACGGGCGCAAGGTGGTGATCTCGGCGGCGAACACCCACCTCCAGCGGATCCCGATCATGCTGGGCGGGACGTTCGAGGTGCCGGTGCTCGGTAGTCACCTCGTGGCGGAGCTCGGGGAGGCGTACACCT
Above is a genomic segment from Actinoplanes ianthinogenes containing:
- a CDS encoding FAD-binding dehydrogenase, which codes for MDVIVVGAGLAGLAAAHEITSAGKRVILIDQENAANLGGQAFWSFGGLFFVDSPEQRRARISDSVELAWSDWRGSAGFDRLDDEDSWAVKWAQAYVEFAAGEKRSWLAGMGLTWLPFAGWAERGDLRAGGHGNSVPRFHITWGTGTGVVEPFAASAHRAADQGLLEFRHRHRVDELIVEGGTVVGVRGKVLADDDAARGMPSNRDEVNDFEVRAQAVIVTTGGIGANHDLVRQYWPARLGTAPRSMITGVPAYVDGRMLQIAEDAGVRLVNRDRMWHYTEGIRNWDPIWPAHGIRILSAPSPMWFDALGRRLPQPYYPSYDTLGTLRYLRTTPDLAEHDHSWFILTQRMIEKEFALSGSEQNPDITAKDRKVFLKGRIMGKGAPGPVEAFKRHGADFVVAPALDELIAGMNELTGTPLLDAGHVRAQIEARDRQLANKVTKDAQVQGIYNSRRYLGDRIGRTSAPHRILDPAAGPLIGVKLHILTRKTLGGIQTDLDSRAIGAGGQVLPGLYAAGEVAGFGGGGVHGYNALEGTFLGGCLFSGRAAGRHAARSV
- a CDS encoding TetR/AcrR family transcriptional regulator, which translates into the protein MVTRRRAETRGRLLDAALHVFAAKGWGQTRIEEICDAAGYTRGAFYSNFDSLDELFFALYDERADLIAAQVTTALAHPGPDLHTIIARVADTLLLDRDWLLIKTDFLLHAARHPQVAGRLAEHRAALRTAIEQRLATLPLAVPDVPAAARAVIAAYDGVTVQLLLDGDTDAARAWLTQLLTALLIR
- a CDS encoding IucA/IucC family protein; amino-acid sequence: MPQPTPTADPARTRADLENIRPDLVERFDAALPGARAAILRRLRLAIEREPLPGAVYAEMDPVELAAKLWPGTAFVTEVANSVANLALARADAVAPSLTETDLGRIEQFETDGHPLHPGCRTRAGMTVADVLAYAPEHRPVIRLRRLRVPAERWHGTAQPVLYAHPWQAARLLRQYPWLTDAGPTRPMRPLMSLRTVAPVSGGPHIKTAVDVQMTSAVRTVSPAAVHNGPILSAALQEITADLPIDVLAETEAGAVITDDGPDRRLAHLVRRAPRLGPGEQAVPLGIFTHHFLGTVDDPYAWLAQLTDLLFAPLATVLRRGVALEAHGQNTLVVLHDRRPVRILYRDLGGVRVHRRLGLGLHGDLLTDDPVQLRTKLAAAALGTVASQLVDAFAQRHGAEPDRLWAIVAAGLRDTPELLTEPLPIKATTAMRLAADPLDDIWTYQPNPMAVHS
- a CDS encoding IucA/IucC family protein; protein product: MRSSLTTGRLAAAAAHTEAALAVHAPHLVAGFLDNLPVAADTVGRRLRGALAREGLSQDTDGTRHAFNRIEFDRAGVADPVDLLAGIDAPGFAAEIRNAVINLAIALSRPGPVPGGDADEAAIAGERLAISGHNLHPCGRTRLGWDTGDVLAHDLEAGHTEIRFIAVRDEAHLGDDLSALHPDIPASEPGFRLQPVHAWQHALVTERYQSLFTDGTLRHVEGHLDAVPTAALRTLLLPPAADGSRHYLKVSLDIQVTSTRRSISVASTRNGPAVSTLLRRLAADEPSLLLMAETAGAAVPPGRDLSAILRDGLTGRLRPGEEAIAGSALPYRLDELVHRHGGGPAGWLTDYTRLLLPPLLRLATHGVALEAHLQNCLPTFLDGRPHRLALRDFAGLRLHLPRLAAAGHHVDLWPGSVVGTDDPAIMRAKLGYTAFQAHLGELVLHLDLAESAAWRLVRDIVDETYDSLDSPAARADHAAFTAPAVPHKALVRMRLAGDGDIYLPVENPLHV
- a CDS encoding alanine racemase — encoded protein: MSELPAHVAAALRRLPPPACAYLYDTAALRRQADHLRSALPPRTSFLYAVKANGHPAVVHTLATACDGLEVASGGELDLAVRAGARRIAFGGPAKTDAELAAAVRAGALLNVESRHELDRLAGLGLHADICLRINRSTVGVTGSHAMTGTPTPFGIDEHQLPAVLGALPPGLSVIGFHLHAVSNNLDGAAHAAFLGDALDWSITTALAYDLSLRVVNAGGGLGVDYTSTASIDLTPLSRVTVPDGVELILEPGRYLAADAGYYAAEVLDLKTTHGRTFAVLRGGTHHFRLPAAWGYSHPFTVLPVDAWDRPYPRPAVTDTPVDAVGELCTPRDVLSRGQHVSRLRAGDLLVFARAGAYGWDISHHDFLRHPPPDFVIL
- a CDS encoding serine hydrolase domain-containing protein; translated protein: MTDLQERVQQHLDALVARGAETGVQVACYRDGVLVVDAVAGVPGSATPIFSFSAVKNVTATLAHLLVARGFLDYDSLVTDLWPEFGAHGKDATTLRHVLTHTTGLPAMPREITPAELPDWSRVCAALAAAEPRWRPGAATGYHSYTFGYLVGELARRATGKPLHALLREWITEPLGIEGELFFGVPDEALPGVARLEQAPGWPAGETAILAPWEGRPSADFGNRAEILRADIPSVGVATAHGLAALFNAILQGDLMDPARSARLSRPAFAGVDQVFGTPTRLSLGFPLGRIGAPPEEGSVAFGWPGGGGSYAYADPARGIAFALTKTRLAPNFDTVLSVDALLPGTADRESTA
- a CDS encoding Na+/H+ antiporter NhaC family protein translates to MTVDAAPPTDTGTREPSMLDAVLPIVVLITLLVSTIILFGVAATDGPLQVALLVSAAFASLIAFKNRHTVAAIADAAVGGVTSAVGAIFILLAVGGLIGTWNMAGTIPTIVYYGIGLLSPAWFYLASAAICALVGMITGSSWTTAGTLGVAFVGMAQVLGLSTAIAAGSVICGAYFGDKMTPLSETTILVPKLVGGGLTVGQHVKNMFWTAGPALGISLVAFLILGLVAEHGDSLSTEEARRALAGEFHMTVVNLLPLILLIVFSIRKAPPFLAILGSALFAGVLAPFTQWKAVSGFVDDPSLSPFVTGVRAVFDALASGFVSKSGNERIDELFSRGGMASLLTTIWLVLGALAFAAVMEHAGFLRRLLAPIVGWATTRGRLILAVNASGMGLNVIAGDQYVADVLPARMFREEFAGRGMAPQTLSRAVEDSGTVTSVLVPWNTCGAYISGVLGVSTAAYLPFCFFNLLSPVLDIVYGFVGFKVPMLETEAVTDQKETA
- a CDS encoding erythromycin esterase family protein, with the protein product MTIGLDDFDALRKLLGDAQVVGIGESAHNVREYQQVRQHLVRFLVEELDFSVLALESGFSEGLRGDRWVRGQDDDDLAVIAEQGLTYGFGRTAETRELLTWLRSRGDIGFAGLDLPADLGSLLPAVEGVARYLAEVDPAAIHQINDIFAYARSWARPFTMAAFSAYRETAAADRDALTLLLGELATRMDALRPLYERRGGGPGFATAGHELRLAVLLDQMLRAQVAAAGGSGIHAAVNVRDAAMAETVRHLRRDGRKVVISAANTHLQRIPIMLGGTFEVPVLGSHLVAELGEAYTCIGVSAVSGRTPTRRPAPGTESGVEVRTVDLAPPAPGSVEAFLPVGTSVQVTDLRPLRGAPDGPQRFRNLDGYVDLPVADAFDLIAMVPHLT